The following proteins are encoded in a genomic region of Rhodothermales bacterium:
- a CDS encoding ammonium transporter: MADTLAAETVAVDVPTAVTSDDSAAAALAAAESVQTNLNFVWTILAAVLVFFMQAGFALLETGFTRSKNAVNIIMKNFMDCAAGSLVFFAVGFGIMFGTSVGGWFGSDGFFLSGLGDDPWNYAFFLFQVVFAATAATIVSGAVAERTKFTGYLLFSIIITAIIYPVFGSWAWGSLFRGEGWLEGLGFIDFAGSTVVHSVGGWAALAGALVVGPRVGKYGPDGKPRHIPGHSLPWAALGVFILWFGWFGFNAGSTTTGNSDIALIALNTFLAAASGATAAMLLTWATNAKPDVPMTLNGVLAGLVGITAGCANLTPGFAIITGAMAGILVVYATKALDRFVDDPVGAVAVHGVCGAWGTLAAGLFNTGDMFNLGIVGVQLIGIGSAFVWTFGVSYAMFFALDKTVGLRVDGDMESEGLDYHEHNSSAYPEFKPTDELAAAEV; the protein is encoded by the coding sequence GTGGCTGATACACTGGCCGCCGAAACGGTGGCGGTCGATGTCCCCACCGCCGTGACGTCCGACGATAGCGCCGCCGCGGCGCTTGCCGCCGCCGAGTCCGTGCAGACGAATCTCAACTTTGTATGGACGATTCTCGCGGCGGTGCTGGTATTCTTCATGCAGGCCGGCTTCGCCCTGCTCGAAACCGGATTCACCCGTTCGAAGAACGCCGTGAACATCATCATGAAGAACTTCATGGACTGCGCCGCGGGTAGTCTTGTGTTTTTCGCGGTCGGGTTCGGCATCATGTTCGGGACGTCGGTCGGCGGCTGGTTTGGCAGCGACGGGTTCTTCCTGAGCGGACTGGGCGATGACCCATGGAATTACGCCTTCTTCCTGTTCCAGGTCGTTTTCGCCGCCACGGCGGCGACCATTGTATCCGGCGCTGTCGCGGAACGGACGAAGTTTACCGGCTACCTGCTCTTCTCGATCATCATCACGGCCATCATTTATCCCGTGTTTGGCTCGTGGGCCTGGGGCAGCCTGTTCCGGGGTGAAGGTTGGCTCGAGGGCCTCGGGTTCATCGACTTCGCCGGCTCGACGGTCGTGCACTCCGTCGGCGGCTGGGCGGCGCTCGCCGGCGCCCTGGTCGTGGGCCCCCGCGTGGGCAAATATGGGCCCGACGGCAAGCCGCGTCACATACCGGGACATAGCCTGCCGTGGGCGGCGCTGGGCGTCTTTATCCTGTGGTTTGGCTGGTTCGGGTTTAACGCCGGCTCCACCACCACCGGCAACTCGGACATCGCGCTGATCGCCCTGAACACGTTCCTCGCGGCGGCCTCTGGCGCGACGGCGGCCATGCTGCTTACCTGGGCAACCAACGCCAAACCGGATGTCCCGATGACGCTTAACGGCGTACTCGCGGGGCTTGTGGGGATTACGGCCGGGTGCGCGAATCTCACCCCTGGATTCGCCATCATCACTGGCGCCATGGCCGGCATCCTGGTCGTTTATGCCACCAAAGCACTTGATCGGTTCGTCGACGACCCGGTAGGCGCGGTGGCGGTACACGGCGTTTGCGGCGCATGGGGCACGCTTGCGGCCGGCCTGTTCAACACCGGCGACATGTTCAACCTGGGCATCGTGGGGGTCCAGTTGATCGGCATCGGATCGGCCTTCGTGTGGACCTTCGGCGTGAGCTACGCCATGTTCTTCGCACTCGACAAGACGGTCGGACTGCGTGTCGACGGTGACATGGAGTCGGAGGGGCTCGACTATCACGAGCACAATAGCTCGGCCTATCCGGAGTTCAAGCCGACGGACGAACTCGCTGCCGCTGAAGTCTAG
- a CDS encoding ABC-F family ATP-binding cassette domain-containing protein, which yields MLAIARFPQDKPETILSILTLEGVIKRYDTKPLLEGVTFSIEPGEKMGIIGPNGSGKTTLLRIVAGIEPADDGRVWRSNDARVAYLPQQPVFDDAMTVVDAVFDKGDPTMRRLHDYEEAVALLNKSDGSDAALIERVTDLAHELEVAGGWELEAHAEAILGRLGITDTTALVGNLSGGQRKRVAMARALILRPDLLILDEPTNHLDAETIAWLESYLARMNAALLLVTHDRYFLDRVTNNMLELERGRTHRFQGNYSYFLEKKAEREMQRATEDQKRSQLMKQELAWLRRGAKARTTKQKARVDRATALLEAPREAGEKELKLSAASSRLGNKVFDLVGVSKSYEGLVLLDNFSHTFERGDRIGIIGPNGTGKTTLLDMIAGLVTPDSGVVDRGQTVVLGYYDQESRALKDDLRAIEYIKEVAEVVKTAEGDVITAGQMMERFLFAPATQYAMVGSLSGGERRRLYLLRLLMSAPNVLLLDEPTNDFDIPTLVALEDYLDVFDGCLIVVSHDRYFLDRTIDHIFSFEGDGKVKAYPGNYSAFLERQTQETRAAEAEARRPAPPVAPSSVAEPKARKLSYKERQEFEQIEARIAAAEKRKEAIARDLDRSSSDFGKVQALYEETGKLDLQLEKDLERWTELGEMA from the coding sequence ATGCTGGCTATCGCCCGCTTTCCTCAGGACAAGCCTGAAACCATTTTGAGCATCCTAACGCTAGAAGGCGTCATCAAACGCTACGACACCAAGCCCCTCCTCGAAGGCGTCACCTTTAGTATCGAGCCCGGAGAGAAGATGGGCATCATCGGGCCGAATGGTTCGGGGAAGACGACGCTGCTGCGCATCGTCGCCGGCATCGAGCCGGCGGACGACGGCCGCGTATGGCGATCGAACGACGCTCGAGTCGCCTATCTGCCCCAACAGCCCGTGTTCGACGACGCGATGACGGTGGTTGACGCCGTGTTCGACAAGGGCGACCCGACCATGCGCCGGCTGCACGACTACGAGGAGGCCGTCGCCCTCCTCAACAAAAGCGACGGCAGCGACGCGGCGCTCATCGAGCGGGTTACGGACCTCGCGCACGAGTTGGAGGTAGCCGGCGGGTGGGAGCTGGAAGCCCATGCGGAAGCCATCCTGGGCCGGCTGGGAATCACGGACACCACGGCCCTTGTCGGCAACCTCTCCGGCGGTCAGCGCAAACGCGTGGCCATGGCGCGCGCGCTCATCCTCCGCCCCGATCTCCTCATCCTCGACGAGCCGACGAACCACCTGGACGCCGAAACGATCGCCTGGCTGGAATCCTATCTGGCCCGGATGAACGCGGCGCTCCTACTCGTCACCCACGACCGGTATTTCCTCGACCGGGTCACCAATAATATGCTCGAGCTGGAACGCGGACGGACGCATCGCTTCCAGGGCAATTACTCGTATTTCCTCGAGAAAAAGGCCGAGCGGGAAATGCAACGCGCCACCGAGGATCAGAAACGCAGCCAGCTCATGAAGCAGGAGTTGGCGTGGCTGCGACGAGGCGCCAAGGCCCGGACCACCAAGCAGAAGGCCCGCGTGGACCGCGCCACGGCGCTGCTTGAGGCGCCTCGCGAGGCCGGCGAGAAGGAGTTGAAGCTCTCCGCCGCGTCCTCGCGCCTGGGTAATAAGGTGTTCGACCTCGTCGGCGTCTCGAAATCGTATGAGGGGCTGGTGCTGCTAGACAACTTTAGCCACACCTTCGAGCGAGGTGATCGGATCGGCATCATCGGACCCAACGGCACGGGGAAGACGACACTCCTGGATATGATCGCCGGTCTCGTTACCCCCGATAGCGGGGTGGTAGATCGGGGGCAAACGGTTGTACTTGGCTACTACGACCAGGAAAGCCGCGCGTTAAAGGATGACCTCCGCGCCATCGAGTACATCAAAGAAGTGGCGGAAGTGGTCAAGACCGCCGAAGGGGATGTAATCACCGCCGGCCAGATGATGGAGCGGTTCTTATTCGCGCCGGCCACGCAGTACGCCATGGTTGGCAGCCTTAGCGGCGGCGAGCGCCGGCGGTTGTACCTGCTCCGGCTCCTGATGAGCGCCCCGAACGTGCTCTTGCTTGACGAGCCCACGAACGACTTCGACATTCCCACCCTCGTCGCCCTCGAAGACTACCTCGACGTGTTCGACGGCTGCCTCATCGTCGTATCACACGACCGCTATTTCCTCGACCGGACGATCGACCACATCTTCAGCTTCGAGGGCGATGGGAAGGTAAAGGCCTACCCGGGTAACTACTCGGCCTTCCTCGAACGACAAACGCAGGAGACCAGAGCGGCCGAAGCCGAAGCGCGGAGGCCGGCGCCCCCCGTGGCGCCTTCTTCCGTCGCCGAGCCCAAAGCGCGCAAGCTTTCCTACAAGGAACGGCAGGAGTTCGAGCAGATCGAGGCCCGCATCGCCGCGGCGGAGAAGAGAAAAGAGGCAATTGCCAGGGACCTGGATCGATCTAGCAGCGACTTCGGTAAAGTACAGGCCCTTTACGAAGAGACCGGGAAACTGGATTTGCAGTTGGAAAAAGACCTGGAGCGTTGGACCGAACTGGGGGAGATGGCATGA
- the metG gene encoding methionine--tRNA ligase, whose amino-acid sequence MPDFKRILVTAALPYANGPIRIGHLAGAYLPADLYVRYQRLMGRDIVFVGGSDELGVAIMIRAQSQGISPQDIVDLYHPMIRDGFQAFGMSFDHYSRTTADIHRETSQDFFRRLAEKGIFKLRTEKQLFDPKAGMFLADRFVRGTCPSCGYDDAYGDQCEKCGTALSPLELLNPRSTLSDATPELRETTHWYLPLGDMQPMLEKWIATHPEWKPNVLGQVKSWFNDGLKDRAITRDVPWGVPVPEDSARAAGVDATGKVIYVWFDAPIGYISSTREWAAQQGDPERWKAYWQDAASKLVHFIGKDNIVFHCLMFPAMLMAHGDFVLPENVPANEFLNLEGKKLSTSRNWAVWLHEYLEVFEPDLLRYALATTLPETKDADFSWGDFQARANSELADILGNFVNRTMTFAERYFGGRVPPLENPSATDHEVLTALAGFPARIGASYEAYRNREAVFETMNLARLGNKYFNDTEPWHTRKTNMQACGNTIHVSLQICAALSVLMEPVLPFSAAKIREMLHLSGIRSSLPEGNRRGLGWNDAGQPLLEPGHALGTPVILFTKIEDSAIETQLAKLHAGDPAPAETPEAPALPYAPLKSEIVYDDFAKLDLRMGTVRVAERIPKADKLLRLEIDLGFETRQILSGIAEQMKPDEMIGKRVVIVANLAPRKLRGFESQGMVLMAENRDGKFSLIQSDGEDGAPVL is encoded by the coding sequence ATGCCCGACTTTAAACGCATCCTCGTCACCGCGGCCCTGCCGTACGCCAACGGGCCGATCCGCATCGGCCACCTCGCCGGCGCCTACTTGCCGGCCGACCTGTACGTCCGCTACCAGCGCCTCATGGGGCGAGACATCGTGTTTGTCGGGGGGTCGGACGAACTCGGCGTGGCGATCATGATCCGCGCGCAGTCCCAGGGCATCTCCCCGCAGGACATCGTCGATCTGTATCATCCCATGATCCGCGACGGCTTCCAGGCCTTCGGGATGAGCTTCGACCACTACAGCCGCACCACGGCGGACATCCACCGGGAAACGAGCCAGGACTTCTTCCGCCGGCTCGCCGAAAAGGGCATCTTTAAACTCCGCACCGAAAAGCAGCTGTTCGACCCGAAGGCCGGCATGTTCCTCGCCGACCGGTTCGTCCGCGGCACCTGCCCGAGCTGCGGGTACGACGACGCCTACGGCGACCAGTGTGAGAAATGCGGCACGGCCCTCAGCCCGCTCGAACTCCTCAACCCCCGCAGCACCCTCTCCGACGCCACGCCCGAACTCCGCGAAACGACGCACTGGTATCTGCCGCTTGGCGATATGCAGCCGATGCTCGAAAAATGGATCGCCACGCATCCGGAGTGGAAGCCGAACGTCCTCGGGCAGGTCAAGAGCTGGTTCAACGACGGACTGAAAGACCGCGCCATCACGCGCGACGTGCCCTGGGGCGTGCCGGTGCCAGAGGACTCCGCCCGCGCCGCCGGCGTCGACGCCACTGGCAAGGTGATCTACGTCTGGTTCGATGCCCCGATCGGCTATATCTCGTCCACCCGCGAATGGGCCGCGCAGCAGGGCGATCCCGAGCGGTGGAAGGCCTACTGGCAGGACGCAGCATCCAAACTCGTCCACTTCATCGGCAAGGACAACATCGTTTTCCATTGCCTGATGTTTCCGGCAATGCTGATGGCGCATGGCGACTTTGTCCTGCCCGAAAATGTGCCGGCGAACGAGTTTCTCAACCTGGAGGGGAAAAAGCTTTCCACCAGCCGCAATTGGGCCGTCTGGCTTCATGAATACCTTGAGGTATTCGAGCCGGACTTGCTGCGGTACGCCCTCGCCACGACGCTCCCCGAAACGAAGGATGCTGACTTTAGTTGGGGGGATTTTCAGGCCCGGGCTAACTCGGAGCTGGCGGACATCCTCGGCAACTTCGTCAACCGCACGATGACCTTCGCCGAACGGTATTTCGGCGGACGCGTGCCGCCGCTCGAAAACCCGAGCGCGACGGACCACGAGGTCCTGACGGCACTCGCCGGCTTCCCTGCCCGCATCGGCGCCTCGTACGAGGCCTATCGCAACCGCGAAGCGGTGTTCGAGACGATGAACCTCGCGCGCCTGGGCAACAAGTATTTTAATGATACCGAGCCCTGGCACACCCGGAAAACCAACATGCAGGCCTGCGGTAACACGATCCATGTGTCGCTCCAGATCTGCGCGGCGTTGTCGGTATTGATGGAGCCCGTGCTTCCGTTCAGCGCGGCGAAGATCCGCGAGATGCTGCATCTGAGTGGCATCCGATCGAGCCTGCCCGAGGGCAACCGTCGCGGCCTCGGCTGGAACGACGCCGGCCAGCCGCTGCTAGAGCCCGGGCACGCGCTTGGCACGCCGGTCATTTTGTTTACCAAGATCGAGGACAGCGCCATCGAGACCCAGCTCGCAAAACTCCATGCCGGCGACCCCGCGCCGGCGGAAACACCCGAGGCGCCGGCCCTCCCGTACGCCCCGTTGAAATCGGAAATTGTGTACGACGACTTCGCGAAGCTCGACCTCCGCATGGGTACCGTCCGGGTTGCCGAGCGCATCCCGAAGGCCGATAAACTCCTCCGCCTCGAAATCGACCTCGGCTTCGAGACCCGCCAGATCCTCTCCGGCATCGCCGAGCAGATGAAGCCGGATGAGATGATCGGGAAACGGGTCGTCATCGTCGCTAACCTCGCCCCACGCAAGCTGCGCGGCTTCGAAAGCCAGGGCATGGTCCTCATGGCCGAAAACCGCGACGGGAAGTTCTCGCTGATCCAGAGCGACGGTGAAGATGGGGCACCGGTGCTCTGA
- the hisB gene encoding imidazoleglycerol-phosphate dehydratase HisB, with protein sequence MDSPAKDTRRATVERNTAETRITLALSLDGEGGGKRATGVGFLDHMLDLFARHGQFDLDVSCGGDLHVDDHHSVEDVGIALGMAFFQAVGDKAFINRYGHAYVPMDEALARAAVDLSGRFYLHFDAVFSRERVGDLSTDLVRHFWYSFAEQARMNLHIDLLHGENDHHRIEAIFKAVARALRIAVRREEGNTRMPSTKGVL encoded by the coding sequence ATGGACTCACCCGCTAAAGACACCCGCCGCGCCACGGTCGAGCGAAATACCGCCGAAACCCGGATTACCCTCGCGCTCTCCCTGGATGGAGAAGGCGGCGGTAAACGTGCCACCGGCGTCGGGTTTCTGGACCACATGCTCGATCTTTTCGCCCGCCACGGGCAGTTCGACCTGGACGTTTCCTGCGGTGGCGACCTGCATGTCGACGACCACCACTCGGTCGAGGATGTGGGCATCGCGCTGGGGATGGCGTTTTTCCAGGCCGTCGGCGACAAGGCGTTTATCAACCGCTACGGCCACGCGTACGTCCCGATGGACGAGGCCCTCGCCCGCGCGGCGGTGGACCTCTCCGGCCGGTTTTATCTCCATTTCGACGCCGTGTTTTCCCGCGAACGGGTCGGCGACCTCTCTACCGATCTCGTCCGCCATTTCTGGTACAGCTTCGCCGAACAGGCGCGGATGAACCTGCATATCGACCTCCTCCATGGCGAAAACGACCACCACCGGATCGAGGCTATTTTTAAAGCCGTGGCCCGCGCGCTCCGCATCGCCGTCCGCAGGGAGGAGGGTAATACACGAATGCCTTCTACGAAAGGGGTCTTGTAA
- the proC gene encoding pyrroline-5-carboxylate reductase: protein MKVLENAAIAVVGAGNIGRALIGGLLKGHDLKADQIRASRRTQESLDELAHQFPGIRTSIANTDAVAGADIVILAIKPQMASGVINEIKGSLQNHTLIVSVLAGVTTATLQERFGRNLPVVRTMPNTPALVDEGATAICAGAFATPEDTLKARAIFEAVGRVEVVPEYLMDAVTGLSGSGPAYIYMVIEALTDAGVKQGLPRPIAARLSAQTVFGAAKLVIETGKHPAILRDEVTTPGGTTISAIAELESHGLRTMLINAVATATARSKELSQINDF from the coding sequence ATGAAGGTATTGGAAAACGCTGCGATCGCCGTGGTTGGCGCCGGCAACATCGGCCGCGCGCTGATCGGCGGGTTGCTGAAAGGGCACGACCTGAAGGCCGACCAGATTCGCGCCTCACGGCGGACGCAGGAGTCGCTCGATGAACTGGCGCATCAGTTTCCGGGCATCCGGACAAGTATCGCCAACACGGACGCCGTCGCTGGCGCGGACATCGTCATCCTGGCGATCAAGCCGCAGATGGCCTCCGGCGTCATCAACGAAATCAAAGGAAGCCTTCAGAACCATACGCTGATCGTATCGGTACTGGCCGGCGTGACCACGGCCACGCTGCAGGAGCGCTTCGGCCGCAACCTGCCTGTCGTCCGCACCATGCCCAACACGCCGGCGCTGGTCGACGAAGGCGCGACGGCCATCTGCGCCGGCGCCTTCGCCACGCCCGAGGATACCCTGAAGGCACGGGCCATTTTCGAAGCCGTGGGCCGTGTGGAAGTCGTGCCGGAGTACCTGATGGACGCCGTAACCGGCCTCTCGGGCAGCGGGCCGGCGTATATCTATATGGTGATCGAGGCGCTGACGGACGCCGGCGTGAAACAGGGCCTCCCCCGCCCGATCGCGGCCCGCCTGTCGGCTCAAACGGTGTTCGGCGCCGCCAAGCTGGTCATCGAAACCGGAAAACACCCCGCCATCCTCCGCGATGAAGTAACCACTCCGGGCGGGACGACGATTTCGGCCATCGCTGAACTCGAAAGCCACGGACTCCGGACCATGCTGATCAATGCCGTAGCCACCGCCACCGCGCGGTCGAAGGAGTTGAGCCAGATAAATGACTTTTAG
- the hisH gene encoding imidazole glycerol phosphate synthase subunit HisH — protein sequence MLCIIDYGIGNLRSMEKACEAVGAEVVRSDDPAVIEAASHVILPGVGAFGACADEIRRRGLEEPIHRAIASGKPFLGVCVGMQLLFGESEEMGRHRGLGMLPGSVIRFLPTYAGMALALDDPAPEIGLAEEPTSLKIPHMGWNSLVIHRDTPLLAGLPESPYFYFVHSFHAEADLATDVVASTRYGRLFPAVVGRNNVYGVQFHPEKSHDNGLRILKNFASMRS from the coding sequence ATGCTCTGCATCATCGACTACGGGATCGGCAACCTGCGCTCTATGGAGAAGGCCTGCGAAGCGGTCGGGGCCGAGGTGGTTCGTTCGGACGATCCGGCTGTGATCGAGGCGGCTTCGCATGTGATCCTTCCGGGCGTCGGGGCGTTCGGGGCGTGCGCGGATGAGATTCGCCGGCGCGGTCTCGAGGAGCCGATTCACCGCGCCATAGCTTCCGGGAAGCCATTCCTGGGCGTCTGTGTTGGCATGCAGTTGCTGTTCGGGGAAAGCGAGGAGATGGGCCGGCACCGCGGTCTGGGGATGCTGCCTGGCTCGGTCATCCGATTCCTGCCCACATATGCCGGCATGGCCCTCGCCTTGGACGATCCCGCCCCCGAAATCGGGCTCGCGGAAGAGCCGACTTCGCTAAAAATCCCCCACATGGGCTGGAATAGCCTGGTTATTCACCGGGATACCCCCCTCCTCGCCGGCCTGCCTGAATCCCCCTATTTCTATTTCGTCCACTCGTTCCACGCGGAGGCCGATCTGGCTACCGACGTGGTGGCTTCTACACGTTACGGACGCCTTTTCCCCGCGGTCGTGGGTAGGAACAACGTCTATGGGGTCCAGTTTCACCCCGAGAAAAGCCACGATAATGGGCTTCGTATCCTGAAAAATTTCGCTTCGATGCGCTCATGA
- the hisA gene encoding 1-(5-phosphoribosyl)-5-[(5-phosphoribosylamino)methylideneamino]imidazole-4-carboxamide isomerase, whose amino-acid sequence MLVIPAIDLRAGRCVRLYQGEYERETIYFEDPVKMAKLWRVQNAKVLHVVDLDAAKGEESGPDNRSVIHAICENLDIPVQLGGGIRSLEDVEAALSMGVSRVIIGTAAVKRPELVSEAITHFKAHRVVVGIDARDGEVRVDGWTKGSGIKAIDLALEMEKRGCCRIVYTDISRDGTLAGPNLDAYRELGSRLTRCKITASGGVSDYKDLVALAGMAEYRIDSVIVGRALYENKFPCQNIWCWHKKDEVNLDRYSTATLRAC is encoded by the coding sequence ATGCTCGTCATTCCAGCCATCGATTTACGCGCCGGGCGCTGCGTGCGCCTGTACCAGGGCGAATACGAGCGGGAGACGATCTACTTCGAGGACCCGGTCAAGATGGCCAAGTTGTGGCGCGTCCAGAACGCCAAGGTGCTTCACGTCGTCGATCTCGACGCGGCCAAAGGCGAGGAGAGCGGGCCGGACAACCGAAGCGTCATCCACGCCATCTGCGAGAATCTGGATATCCCCGTCCAGCTCGGTGGCGGCATTCGCTCGCTGGAGGATGTCGAGGCGGCGCTATCGATGGGCGTGTCGCGGGTCATTATCGGAACGGCCGCCGTCAAACGACCCGAACTCGTCTCCGAGGCCATCACGCACTTCAAAGCGCATCGCGTCGTCGTGGGGATCGATGCCCGCGACGGCGAGGTTCGGGTGGATGGATGGACAAAGGGCAGTGGCATCAAGGCGATCGATCTGGCGTTGGAGATGGAAAAGCGCGGGTGTTGCCGGATCGTTTATACCGATATCAGCCGCGACGGCACCCTCGCCGGCCCGAACCTGGACGCGTACCGCGAACTTGGCAGCCGGCTCACCCGGTGTAAAATCACCGCGTCGGGCGGAGTTAGCGACTACAAAGACCTTGTCGCCCTCGCCGGGATGGCCGAATACCGTATCGACTCTGTGATCGTCGGACGCGCGTTATACGAAAACAAATTTCCCTGCCAGAACATCTGGTGCTGGCACAAGAAGGATGAAGTGAACCTGGACCGATACAGTACCGCTACGCTACGGGCCTGCTAA
- the hisF gene encoding imidazole glycerol phosphate synthase subunit HisF — translation MVARRIIPCLDVNEGRVVKGVQFLELIDAGDPVEQARFYNDSGADELVFLDITATHEGRGIMHDVVRRTADEVFIPLTVGGGLRTMDDIRAMLNAGADKVSLNSAALNNPAIITEGATAFGSQCIVVAIDAKRVSDDPLRWEIFTHGGRKPTGIDALAWAKEAEERGAGELLVTSMDKDGTRDGYDLALLQALQRLVNIPVIASGGAGTLEHLRDGLLIGGADAVLAASIFHFREFSIREAKAFLHDAHIPIRLA, via the coding sequence ATGGTCGCCAGACGCATCATCCCCTGCCTCGACGTCAACGAAGGGCGCGTGGTTAAGGGCGTTCAGTTTCTCGAATTGATCGACGCCGGCGACCCCGTGGAACAGGCGCGCTTTTATAACGATTCCGGCGCCGACGAGCTCGTCTTCCTCGACATCACGGCCACCCACGAGGGCCGCGGCATTATGCACGATGTGGTCCGCCGCACGGCCGACGAGGTGTTTATCCCCCTCACCGTCGGCGGCGGGCTCCGCACGATGGACGATATCCGGGCCATGCTCAACGCCGGCGCGGACAAGGTCTCCCTTAACTCCGCCGCACTGAATAACCCGGCGATCATCACTGAAGGCGCCACGGCGTTCGGCTCCCAGTGCATCGTCGTCGCCATCGACGCGAAACGTGTATCCGACGACCCGCTCCGCTGGGAAATCTTCACCCACGGCGGCCGGAAACCGACGGGCATCGACGCGCTCGCCTGGGCGAAGGAAGCCGAGGAACGCGGAGCCGGGGAATTACTCGTCACGTCGATGGACAAAGACGGCACACGCGATGGCTACGATCTGGCGTTGCTCCAGGCACTCCAACGCCTTGTGAACATCCCGGTCATTGCCTCGGGCGGCGCCGGCACGCTCGAACACCTGCGCGACGGCCTGCTCATCGGCGGCGCCGACGCCGTACTGGCCGCTTCTATATTCCACTTCCGCGAATTTTCTATCCGCGAGGCAAAGGCTTTTCTGCACGACGCCCACATCCCCATCCGCCTCGCCTGA